The Pseudanabaena sp. BC1403 genome has a segment encoding these proteins:
- a CDS encoding transglutaminase domain-containing protein: MKLLFKLIGTILKLGVYACIFLTPVLGVWLASSLAAFSNRSTLLSVIAGVFLFPVLPLLWELWSSYKRRKLGKSSEQTLTWGDRLTIRTLVINFVAISGLLAWQPSTSFIALSTRGDWMLGAMQGQHIEVTRQSLFKIAGGLEWLYNALNKNPYEQYDDGSNKIKPEPQPNRKPIDLNPSKNAWAWDGQGLHPAIVNMQANVETSIDSVAKYIVSKESDPVLRVKALHDYVADRIAYDAESYFAGVYPPQDAETVFRTRKSVCAGYAQLLEALGKAAGVEIVYVVGDARTQTSDLSGQGHAWNGVKVNGQWYLIDPTWDSGYVSREKGFIKNYRTEYLMPPPEVIGITHFPKDPAWQLRANPINQGEFLRQPMMRPKFFADGLSLISPQRSQVDTKTDAVINLANPQKRWILASYRPKGSSGSQNCGQPVQDSQISCPLPNSGSYEVSLFTSTEAGGNFRYVGRLEFNKT, encoded by the coding sequence ATGAAACTATTATTTAAGTTGATTGGGACAATCTTAAAGCTGGGAGTCTATGCCTGTATCTTTCTGACACCAGTTCTAGGGGTATGGCTTGCATCTTCCCTTGCAGCATTCTCTAATCGTTCCACTTTGCTATCGGTCATCGCAGGGGTATTTCTGTTTCCAGTCTTACCTTTGCTATGGGAGCTTTGGTCAAGTTACAAGCGGCGCAAATTGGGTAAGTCAAGCGAACAGACATTAACTTGGGGCGATCGCCTAACTATCCGAACTTTGGTGATTAACTTTGTAGCGATCTCAGGACTATTAGCATGGCAACCAAGTACTAGCTTCATAGCTCTTTCAACAAGAGGGGACTGGATGCTAGGGGCGATGCAAGGGCAACATATAGAGGTCACGCGACAAAGCCTATTCAAAATCGCAGGGGGATTGGAGTGGCTTTATAACGCATTAAACAAAAATCCCTATGAGCAATATGACGATGGCAGTAACAAGATCAAGCCAGAACCACAACCTAATCGGAAACCAATTGACCTTAATCCAAGCAAAAATGCATGGGCATGGGACGGACAGGGTTTGCACCCTGCGATCGTCAATATGCAAGCAAATGTGGAGACGAGCATTGATTCTGTTGCTAAATACATTGTCAGTAAAGAATCTGATCCAGTTTTGCGTGTGAAAGCCTTACATGACTACGTTGCCGATCGCATTGCCTATGATGCTGAGTCATACTTTGCTGGTGTATATCCGCCACAGGATGCGGAGACAGTGTTTCGCACTCGTAAATCAGTTTGTGCGGGTTATGCCCAGTTGCTAGAAGCACTAGGTAAAGCGGCGGGAGTAGAGATTGTCTATGTAGTTGGTGATGCACGTACCCAAACTAGCGATTTAAGCGGTCAAGGTCATGCATGGAATGGGGTTAAGGTTAATGGTCAATGGTACTTAATCGATCCAACTTGGGATAGTGGCTATGTTAGCCGTGAGAAAGGCTTTATCAAAAACTATCGCACCGAATATTTAATGCCACCACCAGAAGTAATTGGCATTACCCATTTCCCCAAAGATCCAGCATGGCAATTACGTGCTAATCCAATTAACCAAGGTGAGTTTCTACGTCAGCCGATGATGCGTCCTAAGTTCTTTGCCGATGGATTGTCACTGATTAGCCCACAGCGATCGCAAGTGGATACTAAAACCGATGCAGTGATTAATCTTGCCAACCCTCAGAAACGCTGGATCTTGGCTAGTTACAGACCTAAAGGTAGTAGTGGTTCTCAGAATTGTGGTCAACCTGTTCAGGATAGCCAAATTTCTTGTCCTCTTCCTAATTCTGGAAGCTATGAGGTCAGTTTATTTACTTCAACTGAGGCTGGAGGCAATTTCAGGTATGTGGGGAGATTAGAGTTCAATAAAACTTAG
- a CDS encoding helicase-related protein has translation MSKKLSDRQWKIGYGSDEDNLITDFYIPALECALQYDRKAGFFNSSILSRVARGIGALLENQGRMRLIMGCQFSPEDLQAVQQGYALRDALTTRLDTELTPPSNFAQLKHFEILSWLIQNEYLDIRIAIPLKPSGQPDSSERVLDPQHLFHEKVGIISDANGDCLAFNGSNNESIGGWQANRESFHVFFSWDGGRDLQRVQHESDRFERLWKDELPNVRVFEIPTAVKQKLLRYAPTQKPDWNRQAEFDDRAIAPKPEILNLPTEEPTPPPQIEIQISQEEIQAERAQFIQLANIHNHEGCLDFSVKSIPVKPWAHQMKILRRMAAEFPRNALIADEVGLGKTIETGLVLRYLLLSRKVKRVLILAPASVQPQWQEEMREKFNLHFWSYGKNELIDPYKQSVTVTGNPWNQQNLVLASSHLVRRKERMQELLDSEPWDLVVLDEAHHARRKSPQNRKDTPNCLLELMAQLRAHTLALLLLSATPMQIDAVEMFDLIKLLGLKGHWEFADAFCDYFATLSEPADKHNLNFWQTMSVDYFANGGKPCSKIQQALETSDRLLSYQIEDVWQTGQKITNPQKYLADDNFISESKKFLAANTPIKDLMFRHTRDTLREYYKRGFLDKSVPTREVFDNAITLEPEREAHLYREVSDYVRHFYRLAQKENRKALGFLMTLYRKRLTSSFYAIEKSLQRRLEYLLTQQGSLFGEDDLGDLDDADDAIIEGLESYMEPIDPKEIEYLQDLLQQFDNTGEDTKRSEFIKKLRQESLERDSAIFFTQYTDTMDYLRDTLIQLYGSQVACYSGRGGELNRDGTWQIVKKEEIKRRFRDGEIKLLLCTESASEGLNLQTCGVLFNYDMPWNPMRVEQRIGRIDRIGQKFATVRIHNFYYDGTVEAKVYLKLRDRIKAFKNVVGNLQPILARVPTFIEKAVMSADPLEEDVLLSEFFEAPDAPSIQLALDEAVAMDVEADLMELRKPIPRSPFDAEAIEQMFTRSLLLQKSGITFEDLGDKVWTMQFQQKSYQVTFHPDTFDEQPSLRLMTFGDPLFESTLFKTLEDK, from the coding sequence ATGAGTAAAAAACTAAGCGATCGCCAGTGGAAAATCGGATATGGCAGTGATGAAGATAACTTAATCACTGACTTCTATATTCCTGCCCTCGAATGCGCCCTGCAATACGATCGCAAAGCAGGATTTTTCAATAGCAGCATTCTCAGTCGCGTAGCTAGAGGCATTGGTGCATTACTCGAAAATCAAGGCAGAATGCGCCTAATCATGGGCTGTCAGTTCTCACCCGAAGACTTGCAGGCAGTCCAACAGGGTTACGCCCTGCGTGATGCTTTGACTACTCGCCTAGATACTGAACTCACCCCACCGAGCAACTTTGCCCAACTCAAGCATTTTGAAATCCTTAGTTGGTTAATTCAAAATGAATATCTTGATATTCGCATTGCCATACCACTCAAGCCAAGCGGTCAACCTGACTCATCCGAGCGAGTTCTCGATCCGCAACATCTCTTTCACGAAAAGGTAGGTATTATCTCTGACGCGAATGGGGATTGTCTTGCTTTTAATGGCTCTAACAATGAGTCAATCGGGGGCTGGCAAGCCAATCGCGAATCGTTTCATGTCTTCTTTTCATGGGATGGCGGTAGAGATTTACAACGGGTACAACATGAAAGCGATCGCTTTGAACGTCTATGGAAAGATGAACTTCCCAATGTGCGCGTGTTTGAAATCCCCACAGCCGTAAAACAAAAGCTATTACGCTATGCTCCAACCCAAAAGCCAGATTGGAATCGACAAGCTGAATTTGATGATCGTGCGATCGCACCAAAGCCAGAAATATTAAACTTGCCTACTGAAGAACCGACACCACCACCTCAAATAGAAATCCAAATCTCTCAAGAAGAAATACAAGCGGAACGCGCACAATTTATTCAACTTGCAAATATTCATAACCATGAAGGTTGTTTAGACTTCTCAGTAAAATCAATTCCCGTCAAGCCTTGGGCGCACCAAATGAAAATCTTGCGGCGTATGGCTGCTGAGTTTCCCCGCAATGCCCTAATTGCCGATGAAGTTGGCTTAGGTAAAACCATTGAGACGGGTTTAGTATTGCGTTACTTACTGCTGTCAAGAAAAGTGAAACGGGTTTTAATCTTGGCTCCTGCTAGCGTTCAACCGCAATGGCAAGAAGAAATGCGAGAAAAATTTAACTTGCATTTCTGGTCGTATGGCAAAAATGAACTTATCGATCCTTACAAACAATCAGTCACAGTTACTGGTAATCCTTGGAATCAGCAAAACCTAGTCCTTGCCTCTAGTCATTTGGTGCGGCGTAAAGAGCGAATGCAAGAGTTACTAGACTCCGAACCTTGGGACTTAGTAGTACTGGACGAAGCACACCATGCAAGGCGTAAAAGCCCTCAAAACCGTAAGGACACTCCTAACTGTCTACTCGAATTAATGGCTCAACTTAGAGCGCATACCCTAGCTCTATTACTTCTTTCGGCTACCCCAATGCAGATCGACGCGGTGGAAATGTTTGACCTTATTAAATTGCTTGGTTTAAAAGGTCATTGGGAATTTGCTGATGCTTTTTGTGATTACTTTGCGACCCTATCCGAACCCGCCGACAAGCATAATCTCAACTTTTGGCAAACCATGTCTGTTGATTACTTTGCCAATGGCGGAAAACCTTGCAGTAAGATTCAGCAAGCATTAGAGACTAGCGATCGCCTGTTGTCATATCAAATTGAAGATGTTTGGCAGACTGGTCAAAAAATAACTAACCCACAAAAATATCTAGCTGACGATAATTTCATCAGTGAATCGAAAAAGTTTCTTGCAGCCAATACTCCAATCAAAGACCTGATGTTTCGCCATACTCGCGACACCTTGCGTGAATATTACAAACGTGGCTTCTTAGATAAATCTGTACCAACGCGAGAGGTATTTGATAACGCAATTACCCTAGAACCAGAACGGGAAGCCCATTTATATCGTGAAGTCAGCGATTATGTACGTCATTTTTACCGTCTCGCTCAAAAGGAAAACCGCAAAGCATTGGGATTTCTGATGACGCTATATCGCAAGCGCTTGACCAGTTCTTTTTATGCGATCGAGAAATCTTTACAACGGAGACTAGAGTATCTATTGACTCAACAAGGTAGCCTGTTTGGAGAAGATGACCTTGGAGATTTAGACGATGCCGATGATGCGATTATCGAAGGTTTAGAGTCCTACATGGAGCCTATCGATCCTAAAGAAATTGAATATCTTCAAGACTTATTGCAGCAATTTGATAACACTGGTGAAGATACCAAACGTTCTGAATTTATTAAAAAACTACGTCAAGAATCTTTAGAGCGTGATAGTGCGATCTTCTTTACGCAATACACCGACACGATGGACTATTTACGCGATACCTTGATTCAGCTATATGGCTCACAGGTTGCTTGTTATTCGGGGCGTGGTGGTGAACTCAACCGCGATGGCACATGGCAGATTGTCAAAAAAGAAGAAATCAAAAGGCGATTTCGTGATGGAGAAATCAAACTCTTACTTTGCACTGAGTCAGCCAGTGAGGGACTAAACTTGCAAACCTGCGGCGTATTATTTAACTACGATATGCCTTGGAATCCCATGCGTGTAGAGCAACGTATTGGCAGAATCGATCGCATCGGTCAAAAATTTGCAACGGTTAGAATCCACAACTTTTATTACGATGGCACAGTAGAAGCTAAGGTCTATCTCAAATTACGCGATCGCATCAAAGCATTTAAAAACGTTGTCGGAAATTTACAGCCTATACTTGCTCGCGTACCTACTTTTATTGAAAAAGCGGTAATGAGTGCAGACCCACTCGAAGAAGATGTCTTACTATCAGAATTTTTTGAGGCTCCTGATGCTCCATCCATACAACTGGCACTTGATGAAGCTGTGGCAATGGATGTCGAAGCCGATCTTATGGAATTGCGTAAACCCATACCGCGATCGCCCTTTGATGCAGAAGCGATCGAGCAAATGTTTACGCGATCGCTGCTACTGCAAAAATCTGGAATCACCTTTGAGGATTTAGGAGACAAGGTTTGGACAATGCAATTCCAGCAAAAGTCTTATCAGGTTACTTTCCATCCTGATACCTTTGACGAGCAACCATCTTTGCGATTGATGACCTTTGGCGATCCATTATTTGAATCAACTCTATTCAAAACTTTAGAGGATAAATAA
- a CDS encoding DUF4926 domain-containing protein encodes MEIQLHDMVVLASNIRTKQFMGDRWVLLRRGQVGTVVEEYEDGKAFEVEFSGTDGQAFAMITVKAEQLISLHYEPLELDLAS; translated from the coding sequence ATGGAAATTCAGTTACATGATATGGTCGTCCTAGCCAGCAATATTCGCACCAAGCAATTTATGGGCGATCGCTGGGTCTTATTAAGGCGTGGACAAGTAGGCACAGTAGTTGAAGAATACGAGGATGGTAAAGCCTTTGAGGTTGAATTTTCAGGCACAGATGGACAAGCTTTTGCAATGATAACTGTTAAAGCAGAGCAACTAATTTCACTACACTATGAGCCGCTTGAGCTAGATTTAGCCAGCTAA
- a CDS encoding DUF1156 domain-containing protein — protein MTDRKPVFIEKIMPVKLLNEQVYYENGGNPFKGLHRWYSRKPLSFSRASVLGSLLPADVSMEEFEYLLGLDMARANENETEKNNRHQRTRLYKTPPSPERVKRVHELCEQMWGDRTPTVLDAFAGGGSIPFEAARYGLRVFASDLNPVAVVTMKAAISFPLQFGAALQEDIDKWVKWVGDEAEKRLSEFFPSQDGEKVQNYLWAHTVVCPSCQSVVPLSPNWWLSKTSNYAGKDQARKVTSDWYAVKPIPNLAEKKVDFELIKGKKGKGSSIQTSNGDYDPDDFPTIARGVGKCPNCDLVIDDQIIKTHLQSDKPIHQLYAVAFKRGKGGLEFRIPNKTDLDGWNLAEVAIKHKIENAQNQLIPFENIVNDHGQILNYCTEWKDVFNPRQLLTLVTYVEIINEAKEKIREELGGEKLQAISTYLTLVLSRCADASSRLAHWSATTSQIQLASGQHALNLMWNYPEPCGINRLWFWCVDVITNKYQDLCDLLGTKINSSSFQELDNHTEKKFQIDSASADNLFHLADNSIDVVVTDPPYYGTIPYADLADFFYVWQKRTLGDIFPDLFWMELTDKDREAVANPSRFRDMGVSPKELADRDYEAKMQSAFGEYYRVLKDNGVMTVQFNHKDSGAWDVLAQSLIVAGFEITASWAVSTENPQNLHQAQKNSVSSTVLLICRKRDPNADQAWWDDLRPEVANLVEQRAPEFEANEIQGIDLYLSAFGPALNVFSRNYPILDSTGEEVRPEVAFAEARKAVANYRFRKLAQTDTAGFDPLTQWYFLAWDAFQAREFPFDDARQLALAVGGFNVADLGKTYKLLDIKSGTCKLLSPDQRYKKHAFSLVDNEFSARYLIDGLHAIIAIYLEEQTIEPVRRFMKATGLLSNEMFMRSWEVALRVIPHISDPRKRIPEEKALADLWLAMDEIKAKVSYVQPEIDFTGGQMGLDFDTTEVEED, from the coding sequence ATGACCGATCGCAAACCAGTTTTTATCGAAAAGATTATGCCTGTGAAGCTGCTGAATGAGCAGGTTTACTATGAAAATGGGGGCAATCCGTTTAAGGGTTTGCATCGGTGGTATTCGCGGAAGCCGTTGTCATTTAGTCGGGCGAGTGTGTTGGGTTCGCTGTTGCCTGCGGATGTCAGCATGGAGGAGTTTGAGTATTTGCTAGGCTTGGATATGGCTAGGGCAAATGAAAATGAGACTGAGAAAAATAATCGCCATCAACGCACAAGGTTATATAAAACGCCGCCAAGTCCTGAGCGGGTGAAGCGGGTGCACGAGCTTTGTGAACAGATGTGGGGGGATAGGACTCCTACGGTGTTGGATGCGTTTGCGGGTGGTGGGTCGATACCTTTTGAGGCGGCGCGATATGGGTTGCGGGTGTTTGCATCTGACTTGAATCCTGTGGCGGTGGTGACGATGAAGGCGGCGATCTCATTTCCGTTACAGTTTGGGGCGGCGTTGCAGGAGGATATTGATAAGTGGGTGAAGTGGGTTGGTGATGAGGCGGAGAAGCGGCTAAGTGAGTTTTTCCCGTCTCAGGATGGGGAGAAGGTGCAAAATTATCTTTGGGCGCATACTGTGGTTTGTCCGAGTTGTCAGTCAGTTGTGCCGCTTAGTCCGAATTGGTGGCTAAGTAAAACGAGTAATTATGCTGGAAAAGATCAAGCGAGAAAGGTTACAAGTGATTGGTATGCGGTTAAACCGATTCCGAATCTTGCAGAAAAAAAGGTTGATTTTGAATTAATTAAGGGTAAAAAGGGTAAAGGTAGTTCTATTCAAACGTCTAACGGTGATTATGATCCTGATGACTTTCCTACAATTGCTAGAGGTGTTGGGAAATGTCCAAATTGTGACTTAGTTATTGACGATCAAATAATTAAAACTCATCTGCAATCCGATAAACCGATACATCAGCTTTATGCTGTGGCGTTTAAACGAGGGAAAGGAGGCTTAGAATTTAGAATTCCGAACAAAACAGATTTAGACGGATGGAATTTGGCAGAAGTAGCTATTAAACATAAAATCGAAAATGCTCAAAATCAACTAATTCCATTTGAAAATATTGTTAATGATCATGGACAAATTTTAAATTACTGTACAGAATGGAAAGATGTTTTTAATCCTCGTCAGCTTTTGACTTTGGTGACTTATGTTGAGATTATCAATGAGGCTAAGGAAAAGATTAGAGAGGAATTGGGGGGAGAAAAATTACAAGCGATCTCTACTTATTTAACTTTAGTTTTGAGCCGATGTGCTGATGCTTCTTCTCGATTAGCACATTGGAGCGCTACAACTTCTCAAATTCAATTAGCAAGTGGTCAACATGCTCTCAATTTAATGTGGAATTATCCTGAACCATGTGGGATAAATCGATTATGGTTTTGGTGTGTTGATGTAATAACAAACAAATATCAAGATCTTTGCGATTTACTTGGGACAAAAATAAATTCATCAAGCTTTCAAGAATTAGACAACCATACCGAAAAAAAATTTCAAATTGATTCAGCTTCAGCTGATAATCTCTTTCATCTAGCCGATAACAGTATTGACGTAGTTGTTACCGATCCGCCCTATTACGGAACAATTCCCTATGCAGATTTAGCTGATTTTTTCTATGTTTGGCAAAAGCGCACACTAGGCGATATTTTCCCCGATTTATTTTGGATGGAACTCACCGACAAAGATCGCGAGGCTGTCGCCAATCCCTCTCGCTTTCGAGACATGGGAGTCAGCCCAAAAGAACTCGCAGATCGCGACTATGAAGCCAAAATGCAAAGCGCCTTCGGTGAATATTACCGAGTTCTCAAAGACAACGGCGTAATGACCGTGCAGTTTAATCACAAAGACTCAGGCGCATGGGATGTTCTCGCCCAATCTCTGATCGTCGCAGGATTTGAAATCACCGCAAGCTGGGCAGTCAGTACCGAAAACCCGCAAAACCTGCACCAAGCCCAGAAAAATAGCGTTTCTAGTACCGTCCTGCTCATTTGCCGCAAACGCGACCCCAATGCAGACCAAGCATGGTGGGATGACCTCCGCCCCGAAGTCGCCAACCTAGTCGAACAACGCGCCCCCGAATTTGAAGCCAATGAAATTCAAGGCATTGACCTTTATCTCAGCGCCTTTGGTCCCGCCCTCAATGTCTTCTCTCGCAACTATCCCATCCTCGACAGCACAGGCGAAGAAGTTCGCCCCGAAGTAGCCTTTGCCGAAGCCCGAAAAGCTGTAGCCAATTATCGTTTTCGCAAACTTGCCCAAACCGACACCGCAGGATTTGACCCACTGACACAATGGTATTTCCTCGCTTGGGATGCCTTCCAAGCCCGTGAATTTCCCTTTGATGATGCCCGTCAGCTTGCCCTCGCCGTTGGTGGCTTCAATGTCGCCGACCTCGGTAAAACCTACAAACTCCTCGACATCAAAAGCGGCACTTGCAAACTCCTCAGCCCCGATCAACGCTACAAAAAACACGCTTTCTCACTCGTTGACAATGAGTTTTCCGCACGTTACCTCATTGATGGACTGCACGCGATTATCGCCATCTACCTCGAAGAACAAACCATCGAACCCGTCCGTCGCTTCATGAAAGCTACAGGCTTACTCAGTAATGAGATGTTTATGCGATCATGGGAAGTAGCCCTGCGCGTCATCCCTCACATCAGCGATCCGCGCAAACGCATCCCCGAAGAAAAAGCCCTTGCTGACCTGTGGCTAGCTATGGATGAGATTAAAGCCAAAGTTAGTTACGTGCAGCCAGAAATTGACTTTACAGGCGGTCAGATGGGGTTAGATTTTGATACAACAGAAGTAGAGGAGGACTAG
- a CDS encoding ribbon-helix-helix domain-containing protein — protein sequence MNQLQGKQRVTVTIDAKLLSAVDRLSQNRSAAIEEALHLWHRQQIEAQLQRFYTNRNSHSLQEEEQWAQATQDKAIASWENEGS from the coding sequence ATGAATCAATTACAAGGAAAGCAGCGCGTTACAGTCACCATTGATGCCAAATTACTCAGTGCAGTAGATCGGCTATCGCAAAATCGCTCGGCGGCGATCGAAGAAGCTTTACATTTATGGCATAGGCAACAAATTGAAGCCCAACTGCAAAGATTCTATACAAATCGTAATTCCCATAGCCTTCAAGAAGAAGAACAATGGGCGCAAGCAACCCAAGATAAAGCGATCGCTAGTTGGGAAAATGAGGGATCTTAG
- a CDS encoding type II toxin-antitoxin system PemK/MazF family toxin, with translation MSDFPQQGTIYLAKALKQAGDTKKRPVLVVSVDIRNRHASTVLVVPFSSDITASAGNPCRILIPAGTGGLEKASVTMGDLITTVQKSYLERGPYGSIDSQLLQQVLKGVQIAMGIYE, from the coding sequence ATGAGTGATTTCCCGCAGCAAGGCACAATCTATTTAGCCAAAGCACTAAAGCAAGCAGGTGACACCAAAAAACGCCCCGTTCTTGTTGTCTCTGTAGATATCCGCAATCGCCATGCCTCAACGGTTCTAGTCGTGCCATTTTCATCAGATATTACCGCCTCAGCAGGTAATCCTTGCCGCATTCTCATCCCTGCTGGTACAGGCGGATTAGAGAAAGCCTCAGTAACGATGGGCGATCTAATTACCACTGTGCAGAAAAGTTATCTAGAACGTGGTCCTTACGGCAGTATTGATAGTCAGTTGCTCCAGCAGGTGCTAAAAGGCGTACAGATTGCTATGGGTATTTATGAGTAA
- a CDS encoding Uma2 family endonuclease, translated as MIALSDYHKLSPDEYFEWEARQEIRYEYINGDVFAMAGGTIAHSMVAANLISLLRPHLRGKNCRVLGSDAKVGISPSGEFFYPDLLVTCDDRDRKSAKAVFYPKLIIEVLSPSTEAYNRGGKFARYRQLSSLSEYVLVGSESIGVEAFRLNDRGKWELTPYGEGDLVQFASIDFECAIAAIYEDVEF; from the coding sequence ATGATTGCTTTATCTGATTATCACAAGCTATCGCCCGATGAATATTTTGAATGGGAAGCTAGGCAAGAAATTCGTTACGAATATATCAACGGCGATGTATTTGCGATGGCGGGTGGAACGATCGCTCATAGTATGGTGGCGGCGAATTTGATTTCTTTGCTGCGTCCGCATTTGCGTGGGAAAAACTGTCGTGTACTGGGTTCTGATGCAAAGGTCGGAATTTCGCCTAGTGGAGAGTTTTTCTATCCTGACCTATTAGTGACCTGTGACGATCGAGATCGCAAGTCTGCTAAGGCGGTATTTTATCCCAAGCTGATTATTGAGGTGTTGTCACCTAGTACGGAGGCATACAATCGCGGTGGTAAGTTTGCCCGTTATCGACAGTTATCCAGCTTGAGTGAATATGTTTTGGTTGGCTCAGAAAGTATTGGTGTTGAGGCTTTTCGGCTTAACGATCGGGGCAAGTGGGAGTTAACACCCTATGGAGAAGGTGATTTGGTGCAGTTTGCCAGCATTGATTTTGAATGCGCGATCGCTGCAATTTACGAAGATGTGGAGTTTTAA